In Gossypium hirsutum isolate 1008001.06 chromosome D06, Gossypium_hirsutum_v2.1, whole genome shotgun sequence, one genomic interval encodes:
- the LOC121218199 gene encoding phosphoglycerate mutase-like protein encodes MEKIPSGACKTLHLVRHAQGMHNLESEKSQDPLTSFEFFDAQLSSQGWQQVRQKRKDVCANGLLKRIELVITSPMSRTLQTAVGIFHGEDQPELSDVTSYEEGNGRISDTDQQPTFNRPPIIALEVCRERLGKYECDKRGTISHYRSHFPAVDFSLIENEDDILWEPNKREPFGDVLARGMKFINWLWTRKETEIAVVSHGVFLQEAFELINTNKYRALKVRAPRFENCEIRSVRISYESVMGLGSDLVQIGYYEMSIPHGNEVQRDSKKKNVSVEELEVIN; translated from the exons ATGGAAAAAATTCCCTCTGGCGCTTGTAAAACTCTTCATCTG GTAAGGCATGCACAAGGAATGCACAATCTAGAATCAGAGAAAAGTCAAGATCCATTAACATCCTTTGAGTTTTTTGATGCTCAACTCTCCTCTCAGGGCTGGCAGCAG GTTCGGCAGAAGCGGAAAGATGTGTGTGCCAATGGACTGCTTAAAAGGATTGAGTTAGTCATCACTTCCCCTATGTCAAG GACATTGCAAACGGCGGTCGGAATATTTCATGGTGAAGACCAACCAGAACTGTCAGATGTCACTTCATATGAGGAAGGAAATGGGAGGATTAGTGATACTGATCAGCAACCAACTTTCAATCGCCCACCAATTATAGCACTTGAAGTTTGTCGTGAACGATTG GGAAAATACGAGTGCGACAAGAGAGGAACTATCAGCCATTATCGGTCTCATTTCCCCGCGGTTGATTTTTCATTG ATCGAAAATGAAGACGACATTTTATGGGAACCAAATAAAAGAGAGCCCTTCGGAGATGTACTAGCTAGGGGAATGAAGTTTATCAATTG gtTGTGGACAAGGAAAGAGACAGAGATAGCAGTGGTGAGCCATGGTGTGTTTTTGCAGGAAGCTTTTGAACTTATTAATACTAATAAGTATCGGGCCTTAAAGGTTCGAGCCCCCCG CTTTGAAAACTGTGAAATACGTTCAGTCCGCATTTCTTATGAAAg TGTAATGGGATTGGGATCAGATTTGGTGCAAATTGGTTATTATGAAATGAGTATCCCACATGGAAATGAAGTCCAAAGAGATTCCAAGAAGAAAAATGTTTCAGTGGAGGAATTGGAAGTCATCAATTGA